Part of the Corynebacterium canis genome is shown below.
GCCCGTAGCCTCCGACGAGGTGGGTGGGCTTGATCATGATGCGGGTGAGTGAGTTGTGCGTCCCGCCGCGCCTACCGGTGCGCTCGTTGATCGGCGTCCCGACAATGCGTTCGGACGCATGGTGCATAAACGCAGTGCCCTCCGGCATGCGGTGCGAAACCACGGCGCGCGCCGAAACCACGCCGTTGCGGTTGAATGCCTCCACCCATTCGTTGTCTTTGACGCCGATCTTTTCCGCATCTTTGTGCGACATCCAGATGACTTGCCCGCCGCGAGAAAGCGAAAGCATGTGCAAATTGTCGAAGTATTGCGAATGGATCGCCCATTTGTTGTGCACGGTCAGGTACCGCACCGCCACTTCCGCAGTACCGCTTTCGTTCGTAAGTTCGCCCGGGGGCGCCTCGCCGTACAGATGGTGCAGGTCCACCGGCGGCCGGAACACGGGCAGCGATTCGCCGTAGTCCCGCATCCAATCGTGGTCGAGGTAGTAGTGCATGCGGCCCGAAAGTGTGTGCCAAGGCTTGTCGTGCTCGACGTTGATAGAAAACGCCGTGTATCGACGCCCGCCGTGCTCGGAGCCCGACCATTCCGGCGACGTGATCACGCTGACCGGCCGTTCGGAGACGTCCCGCCAGGTTATCCGGCGCTCCTCGTCGCCTTCGGCCAAATGTGCGGTTGGCTTCGGGGTGCCGGTGCGGGCGTCCAAGCTCCGGAACCCTTGCAGCGATAACCGCCCGTTGGAGGTTCCGGAAAGGCGCAGCACCATGTCGCATGCCTTGAGATCGGTATCGATCAGTGTCCGCAGTCCCGAGGAAGTTTCCGTCTGCCCGTTCGATTGCGCGAGTTCTTCGAGCTCGCGATCCGGGTGATAGGTGATGCCCTTGGTGGCCATTCCGAGCTTCGCCGTGAGCGGCCCGATGGTATTAAACTTCTCCGAGGTTTTATGGTATTCCCGCACTACAGGGACGAGTTTCGGCATGGTCACGCCGGGCTGTAGCCCCGTCTCCGCCAGGTTCGGCACAATCCCGTGCGGGCTGTTGAGCTCGTCCGGGGTGTCGTGGGTGAGCGGTACCGCAACCACATCTGTTTGCGTACCCAGCCAGGTTGCGGCCATGGTGCTGAACCGCTCGGCGAGATCTTGGAACAGCTCGAAGTCCGTGCGCGCTTCCCACGGCGGGTCGATCGCCGCGTTAAACGAATGTATGAACGGATGCATATCGGTGGAAGACAGGTCGTGCTTCTCGTACCAGGTCGCCGCCGGGAAGATAATGTCGCTGACCAGCGTGGTCGAGGTGGACCGGAAATCCGAGGCCAGCATCAGGTCGAGCTTGCCGTGCGCCGCATCCCGCCACACGATCGATTGCGGCCGCATCTCGGGGCCGACCTCCGCGGCGGTTGCGTCGGAGTCCACGCCGAGCATGTGACGCAGGAAGAACTCGGTGCCTTTGGCGGAGGACCCCATAAGGTTCGTCCGCCAGTTCAAAAGGATTTTCGGGTGGTTGACCGGATTGTCCGGGTCCTCGCAGGCGAACTGGAGTTCGCCGCTTTCCAGCTGTTGGACGATGTGCTCCTGCACGGGAATGCCCAGCTCTTCGGCTTCCGCGCTCAGTGCGAGGTTATTGCGGTTGAACTGCGGGTATGACGGCATCCAGCCGCGTTTCGAGGCCTCCACCAGCGTGTCCGCCACCATTTTATCGCCGAAACTGCCTTTGCTGAGCGGGGAGGCGAGGCGGCTGGCGCGGGTGTGATCGTAGCGCCATTGGTCGGTGGTGATATACCAAAAGCCCGTCGAAATCATGTGCCGTGGCGGCCGATTCCAGTCCAGCGCAAAGGTGTATTGCGCCCACCCCGTTTGGGGGCGGAGCTTTTCCTGCCCCACGTAATGCGCCCAACCGCCGCCATTGGTACCCTGCGTTCCGCACATAGATGTGAGAGCCAGGAAGGTGCGGTAGATGGTGTCCGCATTAAAGAAGTGGTTGACGCCGGCCCCCATAACGATCATCGAGCGCCCGCGCGAATCGATCGCATTCTGTGCGAACTCACGTCCGATTCGAATGGCAGCATTTAGGGGAACGCCGGTCAGCTCCTCCTGCCACGCGGGGGTTCCGGGGCAGCTGGCATCCTCGTATGACCTCGGCCATTGCCCGGGCAGATTCAGTTCCTCTCGCTCCACGCCGTAGCTGGCAAGCAGCAGGTCAAACACCGTTGTCACCGTATGTCCGCCGACGAAGGTGACCGGCACGCCACGCGTGACGACGCCCGCCCCTACCGGGCCGTCGGCTGTGGCTTCACCGGGGAGATCAAAGCGCGGCAATGAGATTTCTTGGGTAAGTTTCGAATCTGTGTCCGCAATGGAGATGACGGGATCCACGGCGGTTAAAGAGAGATTCCATTTGCCCATGCCGTCCTCGCCCCATCGATCGGCAAGCGTGCCGCCTGGGTCGATCACTTGTCCGGTTTTCTCCATGGCGAGCAGCCGGTGGGAGGCGTTTGCCGAGGCCGCTAGATCGTTGTCAATGCCGGCCATATCGGCGGCGGTGAGGAATTTCCCGGGGGTGACCGTTCCATCGGGTTGCTGTTCCAGGGTGACCAGGAACGGAGAATCGGTGTATTTGCGCATATATTCGATAAAGAAGGGGGTGCGCTGGCCGATGTGGAATTCCTTTAAGATCACGTGGCCCATGGCCATGGCGAGGGCGCCGTCGGTGCCGGGATTAATGCGGAGCCATTCATCGGCGAACTTGGTGTTATCCGCAAAGTCTGGCGAGACCACCACAACCTTTTGGCCGTGGTAGCGCGCCTCCGCCATAAAATGGGCGTCTGGGGTGCGGGTGAGCGGCAGGTTGGAACCCCACATGATGAGGTAGGCGGAATTGAACCAGTCCCCGGCCTCCGGTACGTCTGTTTGATCGCCGAAAACCTGCGGGGACGCCGGCGGCAGGTCCGCGTACCAGTCGTAGAAGGAGAGGTTTACGCCGCCGATAAGCTGGAGGAATCGGGAACCCGAGCCGTAGCTGATCATGGACATGGCCGGGATAACGGTGAACCCTGCGATGCGATCGGGGCCGTATTGGCGGACCGTATATACGTGCGCGGCCGCCGCGATCTCGAGCGCTTCCTCGTAGGATATTCGGATCAGCCCGCCTTTGCCGCGGGCGCTTTTATACGCCTTGGCCTTGATCTCGTCTTCGACGATGTCTCGCCAGGCGAGGACGGGATCCCCGAGGCGCTGCTTTGCCTCGCGGTACATATCAATAAGCACGCCCCGGGCATATGGGTAGCGGATCCGCGTGGGCGAATACGTGTACCAAGAGAAGGCGGCGCCGCGTGGGCAGCCGCGCGGTTCGTATTCCGGCATATTGGGGCCGGTGGTGGGGTAGTCGGTCTGTTGGGATTCCCAGGTGATCACCCCGTCCTTGACATAGACTTTCCAGGAACAGGATCCGGTGCAGTTCACGCCGTGCGTGGAGCGCACGACCTTGTCAAAGGACCAGCGATCGCGGTAAAACACGTCCGCGTCGCGGCCGCCGCGCAAATGGATTTGCTGCAAATCCTTGCCGGAGGTGCCCCGCCGCAAATAGGTGCCGAGCTGGAGCAACGGGTTTGCGGATGGGGAGCTTTGGCTGGTTGTATCGTGGGTCATGGGGGTGGGTCTTTCGCTACTAGCGGGCGGGTTACCCGGGGAATGGGGCCCCAGGTCGGGCGTAATATATCCAGGTCAGGGCGGTGGCGGCGATAAAGTACACGACGCAACCCCAGTAGAACGTGGCGGGCTCCATGAGCGACAGCAGGATGCCCACAATAAATGGGCCGAAGGAAGCGATCGCGGAGGTCCACCCGATCACACCGCCGGCCTGCCGCTTGGGCAGGATCATCGGCATTTGCTTAAAGGTGCCGGCGTTGCCCAAGCCAGTAAAGAAGAACAGCGCCAACATGGCGGCCAAGAACGGCCAAAATTCATCGGGGGATTCCGGGGTAAGGAACAAGGCCGCGATGGCGGTGGAGATGATCATGCCTACGCCGCCGATAAAGGTGAAGATCGCACCGCCAAAGCGATCGCACAAACCGCCGAATGCTGCGCGAACTGCGGATCCGATCAGCGGCCCCAGGAACGCGAAACTTGCCCCGGCGGGGAGGAGCGCGGCGTCGTAACGCTCGGTGAGTGCGGAATCGGCGCCGAACACGTTGTTCACCAGCAGCCCAAATTGCGCGGCGAAACCGGCGAAAGCGCCGAAGGTCATGATGTAAATGATGGTGAGAATCCAGGTGTTTTTATTGCCGAAGATGTCTAGCTGCTGTCGAACGTTTGCCTTAATGGGGACGTCTTTAAGCCAGATAAAGGAGACCACGGCCATGACCAGCGTCCACGGCACAAGTACCGCGGCAACATTGTGCACCCAGACATCACCCTGCGCGGTGCGTTGCGGGGCAAACATGCCTAAACCGAACAAACTGAAGCCCATGATCCAGGGGCCCAAAAGCTGGATAAGCGACACCCCGAAATTGCCGATGCCCGCCTGCAAGCCCAGCGCCGAACCCGCCTTTGACTTGGGGAAAAAGTACCCCGTCGAGGGCATATATCCGGCGAAGGAGCCGCCGCCGATGCCCGTCATCAACGCCAGGCAAATCAACCACCAGAACGGAGTTTCGGGGTTTTGCACGGCGAAAAACCAGCCGATCATGGGGATGACAAAAAGCAGTGAGGAGATGCCCACGAGCTTTCGCGTGCCCAAAATCGGCGGCAAAAACATGTACAGCAAGCGGAACAATCCGCCGGAAAGCCCGGGGACCGCGGCCAGCCAATACAATTGTTCTTTCGAAAGATCGAAGCCGATGGCATTGAGCTTCGGGGCGATGGCTGCGACGAGGTACCACACGCAGAAGCCGATGGTGAGGGAAATGGTCGAGATGATAAGGGTGCGCCACGCCACTCTGGAATCCCACCGGGCGGGGTCCTCCGGATCCCAGCCCTGCAATACTCGACCTTCCGTGTTGAGAGAGGTCATGAAAGTGTCACCTTTCGTAGATATCCACGACGGTGCCGCGGATGAATGTGAGTCTGCGCGCGGAAGCTCTTCGTCTTAGTTCTATTTAAACGAAAAAAACTGGGTAAAATGTCGCTTGAGGCCTCTAGGGGGCGTTTGCCCGCGTGAGGATAGCGAAATACACCCTATAACGGGGGTGAAATCGGGAAGGAATGTGCAGTGTCAGATCCACTGATCCAAGAAAAGCAGCTCGCGCAAATGTCAGAACATGTGCCAGGCGCGGTCATAACCGTTTCCGACCGTTGTGCAAGTGGCGAGCGAGAAGATAACTCCGGTCCGCTGGCCAAGAAAATACTGGCCATGCACGGCGTTGACGTGGGGGAGGTGGTGCTGGTCCCGGACGGCGTCGATAATGTGGAGCGTGCGTTGCGGGAAGCGTTGGCGGCGGGCGCGCGCGTGGTTATTACCGTTGGTGGGACCGGTATTACGCCGCGCGACCTGACGCCTGAAGCCACCCGGCCGTTTTTGGAGGCTGAATTGCCTGGAATCGCCACGCAAATCGTGATGCGGGGGCTGAAAAAAACGCCCCTGGCTGGGCTATCGCGCGGGCTTGTCGGGGTTACTGGGCGCGGGGAAAATGCGGCGTTGATTGTGAACGCGCCGGGCTCAAAAGGAGGTGTCCGCGATGTGATTGATGTGATCGGCCCGCTCGTGCCGCATGTGCTCGAGCAGCTCGGCGGGCAGGACGGGGCGCCGCACCAAAATTAGCTCACACGTGTGAACTTAATGTGCCAGTCCTCCGGCCCTTGCTTAACGTATGTGCGTTCGAATTCTTCGGCGCGGGCGTCGATTTCTTCGAGCAAGGGCAGCGGATTGTGCGGAGCGATCAAGATCATGGAATCGCCCGGTTGCAGCGTGTTTAGCGCCCCGTGAACCGCACCGTGGCGGAGGGCGTGCGGAATGGCGCCGGCGTCGATGGCCGGGATGGCGGGCTCATGGGAGTGGCAATCGCACGCGGCGATGGGCAGTGACTTTTCCACGGGAACTCCTAGTAGTGTGAACGGAAGAGGTATTTCTTACGATTTTAGCCGTGGAAAATAGGTGGATGGCAATTCTGTACAGCAACGCGGGGGCGCCGAGTGCGGCGCGCGCAGGCGGTGATAGCCGTGGCTAGCCTCGTCGCGCCATTCGCAAAAGTGTTCCGTAAGCGGGGATATTGGCACACGCTGATGGCCGCCGTTGTGGGTTGCTGGATCGTCGCCGCCGCGGTCACGCTCGCGGTGAGCGACCGTTGGTGGAGCCAAGTGCATGTGGTTACACTCGGCGTGTTAAGCAATGCGATCATCGCCTACTCCACACATTTCGCGCAGGCGCTCACACGTTCGAAGGTTAGGCCGTATCGCAGCGCCGCCGTGAAGATGCTGCTGATCAGCGCCGCGCTCGGGATTATTATGGGACAAGGGGTGCAATTGCCCTGGTCACCATGGGTAACGGGGGCCGCGCTCGCCGTTGTTTTCGTGGCGCTGTGGCACGCCGTCACCGTCGTTCGGCTGTGGGCTCCGCGCTCCGGACCGCCCCTTTCGATCACAGTTGTGTTCTATATTGTCGCCGCCGTTGCGTTGGCGCTCGCGGTATTGCTGGTAATCGCGGGATATACATTGGGTTTGAATGTCAGTTTGATAGTGGCCGCGCATTCTCGGTTGGCGCTGTGGGGGTTTGCGTGGACTACCATTCTGGGCACGATCATTACCATGCTTCCGATGCTCACTCGAACAAAGTATTCAGAGCGGGCGCGGGCGTGGTGTCTGCGGGCGCTGCTGCTGCATGGTGCGGCGTTGGCGCTTGGCACCGTGGCGTGCGTGGCCGGTGGCAGCCGCATCGCGGGTGCCGGATTTTTGCTTGTGGCGGCCGCCGGGGTGGGCGTGATTTGGCCGGTGATCGCGAGCGCGTTGCAGGCCCCGAATCGCGCCGATTGGGACACCGCAAGCGTTGGCACCTGCACGGCGCTTCTGTGGATCATTGCCCTTATCACCTGCGATGCAATAGCACTTATGTGCGGGGTATCGCCGCGTACGAGTTTCCGCAATATCCTGCCCGCATTGCTTGGGGTAGGCGTGGTGCAACTCATTTTATCGGTGTTGTTGTTCCTGCTTCCGGCCATGATCGGGCGCGGCCCAAACGCCGTGCGCGTCGGCCGTTCCGTTGCCGAATTCGCCGGCCCCGCCCGCTTCACGATCCTCAACTACGGGGGTGGCCTGATCGTGCTGTCCCTTTGGAATCCGATCGCTTTTTTCCCCGGCATTTTGCTGATGATCCTCGGCGCGCTCGGGCACGTTATTGCCCTGATTGTCGCCGCCGCGAGGCAATACTCGGCCCCTAGAAAGCACGCAATGAAATGACCGCCCGGACAGAGAAAGACGCAGGTCAGCAGTGGATTATTTGGTCGCTGGTGGGCCTTGCCATTGCGACGATTATCACCGTGACCGTCGCCCTGACCAACCCCCTGCGTATCGACGCCCCGTCCGCCAGCCCCGGCACGAACGCTGCGGCGCGCCAGGAGCTCACCATCACGATTCAGGGATACGAATTTACCCCCGCGAGCGTGGAGGTTCCGGCGGGCACGCGCCTGCAGATCACCCTGATAAACAATTCCACTATGGACCACGATCTGCAGATCGGTTCCGCAAACTCCGGCTTGGTCGCGCCGGGGGAGAGCGTGGAATTCGATGCGGGTGCCGTGGCGGCCAGCACCCAGGGTTATTGCACCGTCGCGGGTCATAGGGAACTCGGCATGGTGTTCGATATACGCGTGACGGGCGCGGGTGCCCAATCGGGCCATCCCGGTCATGGCGATATCGTCGCGGGGCAGCAATCCGCCAACCCGCAGCGGGTGCCTTCGATGGCTCAGCGCATGGCCGATCCGGGCAAAGATTTCACGGCTTTCGACGCAACGTTGCCGCCCGCGCCAAGGGAAACCGTGCATCGGGTGCGGCTGGAGATCACCGAGGAGATTCGCGAGGTCGCCCCGGGGCACAAGCAAAAACAGTGGCTTTTCAATGGCCAAGTTCCCGCCCCAACGCTTCGCGGCAAGGTCGGCGATACGTTCGAAATCACGCTGGTTAATAACGGCACCATGCCGCATTCCGTGGATTTCCACGCCGGCGAAGTCAGCCCCGATGCCGTGATGCGCGACATCGCCCCGGGTGACGAACTGGTGTACAAATTCGAGGCGCGCCGGGCCGGTATTTGGATGTACCACTGTGGCACCATGCCGATGAGCGTTCACATCGCCAATGGCATGGCCGGTTCCGTCATCATCGACCCGCCCGACCTCGACCCGGTGGACCACGAATTCGTGCTCAATGGCACCGAAGTGTTCCTCGGGGCGGAGTCTGTCGGCGCCGATACCGCACGTGTGTTCGCAGGGCAATATGACCTCGCGGCATTCAATGGATACCCCGACCAATACCTCCATCGCCCGTTACGCGTCCGCGCCGGCGAGCGGGTGCGCCTCTGGGTGTGCAATATTGGCCCAGACCAAGCACTGAGCTTCCACGTTGTCGGCGGGCTTTTCGACACCGTGTTTATCGAAGGCCAGTACACCGTCCGGCGTGGCCTCGAACAAGGTTCCGGTGCGCAGGTATTGCCCCTATTGCCCGCCCAGGGCGGCTTTGTAGAAATGGTTTTCGACGAGCCTGGCAGCTATACCTTCCTCAACCATGTGATGACTCGCGCCGAACTCGGCCAAGCCGGAACCATTAAGGTCAGCTAGCCTTCTGGCCGCCAGCGGGACAGCGATTCCGGGGTGTCGTAATCTTGCTCGGCCCCCGTGCCGGCCACCTGCACTACCTGTGGAGCCGCCGCGATGAGTCTCTTCGCCGCGATATCTCGAGTATTAGGCAGCGTGTTCAATGCCTTTAGTAGCGAATCCTTGTTCCATAATGCGCATAGCGGTTCTAGGAATCCGGCGGTGCTGCGAACCACCGCCACATCGGAATCGGCGAGCGCTGCGCTCAGGGCGGGTAGCAGCCGGGCCGCATCCGGTGCATCCACGGCTAGGATCAGCACTCGGGTCCCGGGGGTGTTGCGCAGGGCCGCGGCCCCCGCGGCGATCCCTGCGACGGGGCCGCCAAAAGCCGGGTCTTCGCAAGTTCTTACGACACCCTCGGGGAGGGTGAATTCGCGCGGCGTGACCACCACGATTTCAGACACTTCATAGTGGGACCGCAGCTCCGCCACGATGCAATCGATAAAGCGCAGGCCATCGCGCTCTAATTGCGCCTTGTCGCGCCCACCCATGCGCGAGTTGTGGCCGCCCGCCAAGATAATAACGTCGATTCCCGGCCCGCCGCCTATGGATGTTCGTTTCGTATCCATGTTCCAGACCTGCCGCCGCTTTTCGAGGTGACAAAGCAATTCCGAATATATGCACTGCGGTCTACGCCCTTCACCATATCGATGATTGCCAGCGCGGCCACGGTCACAGCGGTCAGCGCTTCCATTTCGACGCCCGTTCGGTCCGCAGTGCGCACGCTGCCGTCAATGACCACGTGGTCGGCGTGCAATTCGATCTTGATTTCGCAGCCATGCACACCGATTGTGTGTGCGAGTGGCAGGAGTTCCGGCACCCGCTTTGCGGCGCTGATCCCGGCGATGCGAGCAACCGCAAGCACATCCCCCTTGGGCACTGTGCCATCGCGCAGGGACTGGATCACTTCCGGAGAGCATGCCACCTCGGCGTGCGCCGTGGCGTGCCGCACGCTTGGTTGCTTGCCGGAAATATCCACCATATGGGCGGCACCGTGATCGTTGAGGTGCGTGAATTTCATGGGGGAATCCTATACCAAGAGCACCCGAACGGGCTGGCCAATTGCGGTGGTACCCGTGCCGTGTGGCAGGTATGCCAAACCAGTTACCCCAGCCAGCGACGCCACGAAGTGGCTGCCCAAGCCGCTCCGATGGGAGCTGATCGCCTGAGGGGTGGTTCCGTACTTGATGCGCACCGGAATGAATCGATCGCGCTTGCTATCTGCATGGAATTCGCAAGCCGCGCTGGCCATCAGTTGCGGGCGCTCGTCCAATCCCTGCGGAACCTGACCGCTCAGGGCACGCATGAGCGGGGCCACAAATAGGTGGAAGGACACGAATGCGCTTACCGGGTTGCCCGGCAAGCAGAGGATCGGGATCCCATCGAACGTACCTGCGCCTTGTGGCTTGCCTGGTTGCAACGCCACCTGACCGAACCAGACATCCGGTGAAAGTAGCTCCCGCACGATGTCGAATGCACCTGCGGATATGCCGCCGGTGGTCAAAATGAGATTCGAGCCCTTAGCGGCCTCGAGGGCGGCGCGCAACGCCGCCGGAGTGTCCCCGGTGGCGGGCAGCACATGGGTCTGTGCGCCCTGCGATTGACACAATGCGGCGAGCATCGGGCTATTGGAATTGGGGATCTGCCGATCCAATTCATCGCCAGTGGCAAGGATGGAAACGCGAATAGGCTGGTGAACGGGGACGGTCGCATTGCCGGTGGATACGAGTGCGGCGATGGTCGCGGCGTCGATACGCGTGCCTTGAGCAACGGTGAGTTCCCCGATCGCGGTGTCTTCGCCCCGCATGCGAATGTGTGCGCTGGGCTTTGGGGCGGTGAATATGGTGACCGAACTGGGGAGCGATTGTGGGCCGCGTGGGATATTGGTGTGTTCGACGGGCACAACGGCGAGGCCGGGCTCCTCTGGCACGGGCGCGCCGGTCATGATGCGGAGGGCGGCGCCCCGTCTTGGAGTTCGAACGTCTGTACCCGCGGGGATATCGCCGATGACTGGGAAGGTCCACGGGCCGGGGCCATTGAAATCCGCGTGATGGACGAGGAAACCATCCATGGCCGAATTGTGAAACGGGGGCACCGCGAGCTTCGCATATATGTTTGCCGCGAGGGTGAGGCCGAGGGCATCGCTGGGCGCCATGGTGGTTACTGGGGTCGGCGCGGTGGCGAGGCTGAGCACGGCATCGAGATGCTCGGAAAGGCTGCGTAACACGAGGAGCTCACTTTCTGTCATGATGTGGAAAAGCGGAACGGGAAAGGCCAGAGAGCAAATGACATACGGAAGAATCACGAATTGCCCACTTACAATCGCCGAAATAGCAACACGGGTCGCGGACGATACATCGGGTGCGATAGCCGTCTTTGATGGGCGCGTTCGTAACCATGATCACGGGCGAGAAGTCACCTCGTTGGAATACAGCGCGCATCCCGCAGCCGAACGTATTGTGCAAGAAGTAGCGGAGGATATTCGCGAGAGATTCGGGCTGTGTGGCGTGGCAATTGTGCATCGAGTTGGCCATTTGAACATCGGTGAAACTGCGCTCGCTGCGGCGGTGAGCAGCCCACACAGGGAAGCCGCGTTCGCGGCGCTTGCGGAGCTTGTGGATGAAGTAAAAAAGCAAGTACCGGTGTGGAAAAAACAATACTATTCCGATGGCACATACGAATGGAGCAATTGCGCCTAGCCGCCAGCGAACGGGGGCAAAATATCCATCGTGCGCGCATCGCTAAGATCCTGGTTTTCGGTGTGTGCATCATTGATAAACACTGTGCAATGCGGGTGAATACTTGCCAAGCTGGGAAATCGCTGTTCCAGCAAATCTAGGGCCTCGGCGAGCTGCGCGTTTTCGGGTATCTCTAGGGTGGTTTCGCTCGTGCCCGCAGCGTCTGCCGCAGCGGCAAAAAACCGGACCGTAATAGGGCGCATACCTGTTAACCTCCAATGGCGGACATCGTGCGTGTGGGTTGCAAAAAGGTGGGATCATTAATGCCGTGACCAGCAGGTTTATTCCACATGGCGGTAGTCCAAGCGGCGGCGATCTCGGCGTCGGAAGCGCCCGCACGCAGCATCGCCTTTAGATCCGTTTCGGTGTGGCTAAATAAGCAGGATCGAATGGCGCCATCGGAAGTCAGGCGGGTGCGATCGCAATCCCCGCAAAATGGTTTGGATACCGCCGCGATGACACCGATATCCCCCGTGATATCGGGATTTAGCTTGTCGGTCGCGTGCCATAGCTTCGCTGGTGCTGCGGGATCCTCGGTGTGAGCGCGCGTGAGATCGAATCGCTGTTCGAGGGTGTGTAGGATCTGTGCGGCCGTAATCATCGAACTCTGGTTCCAAGTGTTTGGCGGCCCTAGGGGCATATGTTCGATAAAACGCAGATGGAGGTGATGGTGCAGGCAATATTCAGCGAGAGGGACAATGTCTTGCTCGTTCACCTTTGGCATCACAACCGTATTCACCTTTACCGGAGTGAGGCCCAGACGTTGCGCTGCGGCGATGCCCTGAAGGACGTCGATAAGCCTGGTGCGGCGAGTGATTTGCGAATACCTGTGCGGGTCGAGCGAATCCAAAGAAATGTTCACACGGTCCAAGCCAGC
Proteins encoded:
- a CDS encoding molybdopterin molybdotransferase MoeA — translated: MTESELLVLRSLSEHLDAVLSLATAPTPVTTMAPSDALGLTLAANIYAKLAVPPFHNSAMDGFLVHHADFNGPGPWTFPVIGDIPAGTDVRTPRRGAALRIMTGAPVPEEPGLAVVPVEHTNIPRGPQSLPSSVTIFTAPKPSAHIRMRGEDTAIGELTVAQGTRIDAATIAALVSTGNATVPVHQPIRVSILATGDELDRQIPNSNSPMLAALCQSQGAQTHVLPATGDTPAALRAALEAAKGSNLILTTGGISAGAFDIVRELLSPDVWFGQVALQPGKPQGAGTFDGIPILCLPGNPVSAFVSFHLFVAPLMRALSGQVPQGLDERPQLMASAACEFHADSKRDRFIPVRIKYGTTPQAISSHRSGLGSHFVASLAGVTGLAYLPHGTGTTAIGQPVRVLLV
- a CDS encoding molybdenum cofactor biosynthesis protein MoaE, with protein sequence MMWKSGTGKAREQMTYGRITNCPLTIAEIATRVADDTSGAIAVFDGRVRNHDHGREVTSLEYSAHPAAERIVQEVAEDIRERFGLCGVAIVHRVGHLNIGETALAAAVSSPHREAAFAALAELVDEVKKQVPVWKKQYYSDGTYEWSNCA
- a CDS encoding MoaD/ThiS family protein, producing MRPITVRFFAAAADAAGTSETTLEIPENAQLAEALDLLEQRFPSLASIHPHCTVFINDAHTENQDLSDARTMDILPPFAGG
- the moaA gene encoding GTP 3',8-cyclase MoaA yields the protein MTTSFALQPGATEIGSPRAGLLTDRFGRIARDLRVSLTDRCNLRCTYCMPAEGLPWIPTAEHLSDAELIRLITIGVTRLGIRKVRFTGGEPLLRKHLADVIAATKALRTDQGKPVSTAITTNGVSLARHAPSLVAAGLDRVNISLDSLDPHRYSQITRRTRLIDVLQGIAAAQRLGLTPVKVNTVVMPKVNEQDIVPLAEYCLHHHLHLRFIEHMPLGPPNTWNQSSMITAAQILHTLEQRFDLTRAHTEDPAAPAKLWHATDKLNPDITGDIGVIAAVSKPFCGDCDRTRLTSDGAIRSCLFSHTETDLKAMLRAGASDAEIAAAWTTAMWNKPAGHGINDPTFLQPTRTMSAIGG